Proteins from a genomic interval of Rosa chinensis cultivar Old Blush chromosome 2, RchiOBHm-V2, whole genome shotgun sequence:
- the LOC112185074 gene encoding uncharacterized protein LOC112185074: protein MASSSRSLQPPPNGDQGNTMLQALEAERHRRNARQRERRRSLNSSQRAECSARRRANYQMRRTMENISNNGNQVEAREGSSLDPIHPNNRPRSNVTAQARGRGRGRRRGRGTHNCARNFNEAIRVTKFQLPASTTCPHCHARLFYHESRDMCCSHGKIVLPPIHSPPDMIELFSSESPQGAHFRQNIRAYNHVFSFTSMGVHVDESLATGGGTFTFRAQGSIYHKIGSLLPNVNDRPRYLQLYIYDTDHEVDNRMLENAALHRDVVEKIQRILNQHNPFVQTFHHLAQRPDLQNCRLIIREQAANQHQYSLPSASQVAAIIVGTNDVENLTGRDIVVQTKQGQLLNIRDCVGYYDPLQYPLLFPYGTYGWDVNSRNNNGQKLTCRDYYAYILQIRQYDDSLLLRGGRLLQQYVVDNYVKIETQKLRWIRSNQSTLRRELYDGLHDSLNAGENNAGVLGTIVAYVYVIEFQKRGLPHVHMLLMLSDDDKLNNPDDYDHIVRAEIPNQNEEPELYNAVLGHMIHGPCGVHRRTAPCMKRGSCKRGYPKPFSVTTFQGNDSYPVYRRRDNQSDMQSNGNQNRPLDNSWVIPYNPWLLTKYDCHINVEICCSIKSVKYLYKYVYKGPDRVTFEVRPEANQDEIRNFVDARWVCAPEALWRMFKFVMNRMYPSVERLQIHLPNRHNVFFNATESVTAILANERSSMTMLTEFFTKNAYFESARQYLYREFPEHYKWDGRLKTWEARETNQKVIGRIYTVSPSEGEKFYLRVLLNHVRGPKSFEDLRTVDGVLQPTFKKAVEERGLLEDDESIRQCLREASNIRMPSSLRRLFVTILVYCMPHGVRSLWDEFYPFMIEDYPSSSTTDNVRITNRLLRDLNELLVQHSKSVFDYDLPEMTQDGGENSSMPRLIQDEISINIPQEDRDAVHHLNEDQTFAYNSIISAIECHDNAIFFVDGPGGTGKTYLYRALLASLRSNDHIVLATATSGIAAIILPGGRTAHSRFKIPLNLDASSTCCISKQSDLAELIRKSSAIVWDEAPMMNRYGFEALDRTFRDITSVDLPFGGKVMIFGGDFRQVLPVIHKGTRSEMVQASLINASFWKDVKILRLTQNMRSINDPDFSEFLLRVGNGEQPTVVEDIIQIPWPMIIPWENEESINQLVNQVFPNLDRHVNDAGYMVERAIITPKNDDVDVLNERIIQHFPGPERILYSFDSVEDDTRNMYQQEFLNSISPSGMPPHQLIIKKGAPIMLLRNIDPKMGLCNGTRLTCRGAYNNLIDAEILTGHFSGTRIFLPRIALKSAESSGLPFEMTRKQFPVKLSFALTINKSQGQTIPNVGIYLPDHVFSHGQLYVALSRGVSEASTKVLVKKGHREIANLKSSKEDNFSKEKE from the exons ATGGCTTCTTCGTCACGGTCTCTTCAGCCGCCACCTAATGGAGATCAG GGAAACACAATGCTACAGGCATTAGAGGCAGAAAGGCATCGTAGGAATGCCCGACAAAGAGAAAGGCGACGGTCATTAAATTCCTCACAACGAGCTGAGTGTTCAGCCCGAAGACGCGCCAATTATCAAATGCGGCGAACTATGGAAAATATAAGTAACAATGGAAATCAAGTGGAAGCAAGGGAGG GAAGTAGTCTCGATCCTATTCATCCAAACAATAGGCCACGTAGTAATGTTACTGCACAAGCACGTGGTAGAGGTCGCGGACGCAGGCGCGGGCGCGGAACTCATAATTGTGCTAGAAATTTTAATGAGGCCATCAGAGTCACAAAATTTCAGTTGCCAGCATCGACGACATGTCCACATTGTCATGCCCGTTTATTCTATCACGAAAGTAGAGACATGTGTTGCTCCCATGGAAAGATTGTCTTGCCTCCCATACATTCTCCTCCAGATATGATCGAGCTATTCTCCTCTGAATCTCCACAAGGAGCCCATTTTAGGCAAAACATTCGAGCCTACAACCATGTATTTTCATTCACATCAATGGGTGTGCATGTCGATGAAAGTCTTGCAACCGGGGGTGGTACTTTCACATTTCGTGCTCAGGGATCCATATATCATAAGATAGGAAGTCTTCTACCAAATGTCAATGATAGACCAAGATAtctacaattgtatatatatgaTACTGACCATGAAGTGGACAATCGTATGCTGGAGAATGCAGCATTACATAGAGATGTGGTTGAAAAAATACAGAGAATTTTGAATCAACATAACCCATTTGTGCAAACATTTCATCACCTAGCTCAGCGTCCGGATTTGCAAAATTGCAGACTCATCATTAGAGAGCAAGCTGCAAACCAACATCAGTACAGTTTGCCTTCAGCATCCCAGGTTGCTGCAATAATAGTGGGTACAAATGATGTGGAAAATCTGACAGGTCGTGATATTGTTGTGCAAACAAAGCAAGGCCAGCTTCTAAATATTCGAGATTGTGTTGGGTACTATGATCCCTTACAGTATCCATTATTGTTCCCATATGGAACATATGGATGGGATGTGAATAGTAGGAATAATAatggtcaaaaattgacgtgTCGTGACTATTATGCGTATATTTTGCAG ATCCGTCAATATGATGATTCACTTTTACTCCGAGGGGGCCGTCTATTGCAACAATATGTCGTGGATAATTACGTCAAAATTGAAACACAAAAGTTGAGATGGATTCGCAGCAATCAAAGTACTCTTCGACGTGAGTTGTATGACGGACTACATGACTCACTTAATGCTGGTGAAAATAATGCAG GAGTCTTGGGTACTATTGTTGCATACGTATATGTCATCGAGTTTCAAAAACGTGGTCTCCCACATGTTCATATGCTTCTCATGTTGAGTGACGATGATAAACTAAACAACCCAGATGATTATGACCACATTGTTCGGGCTGAAATTCCAAATCAAAATGAAGAGCCAGAGTTATACAATGCAGTGTTGGGGCACATGATACACGGTCCATGTGGGGTACATAGGCGAACTGCTCCATGTATGAAGCGTGGGAGCTGCAAACGAGGCTATCCAAAGCCATTTTCAGTAACCACATTTCAAGGAAATGATTCTTATCCTGTTTATCGTAGACGAGATAATCAATCAGATATGCAATCTAATGGCAATCAAAATAGACCACTGGATAATAGTTGGGTTATCCCCTATAATCCATGGTTACTCACAAAATATGATTGTCATATCAATGTGGAAATTTGTTGCAGCATTAAGAGCGTCAAGTATTTGTATAAATATGTCTACAAAGGTCCAGACAGAGTAACATTTGAAGTTCGGCCTGAAGCAAATCAAGATGAAATAAGAAACTTTGTTGATGCAAGATGGGTTTGTGCACCAGAAGCTTTGTGGAGGATGTTTAAATTCGTGATGAATCGAATGTATCCATCAGTGGAACGATTGCAAATTCATCTTCCAAATCGACACAATGTTTTCTTTAATGCCACTGAAAGTGTAACAGCAATTCTGGCAAATGAAAGAAGCTCGATGACAATGCTCACAGAATTTTTTACTAAGAATGCTTATTTTGAAAGTGCACGTCAATACTTATATCGAGAGTTTCCTGAGCATTACAAATGGGATGGGAGACTTAAAACATGGGAAGCAAGGGAGACCAACCAAAAAGTCATTGGAAGAATTTACACAGTGTCACCTTCAGAAGGAGAAAAGTTTTACTTGCGTGTTCTTCTTAATCATGTTCGAGGACCTAAGTCATTTGAGGATTTAAGGACAGTTGATGGGGTCTTACAACCGACATTCAAGAAAGCAGTTGAAGAACGTGGTTTGTTAGAAGATGATGAAAGTATTAGACAATGTCTACGTGAGGCCTCTAATATACGTATGCCGTCATCTTTAAGAAGATTGTTTGTTACCATCCTGGTTTATTGCATGCCCCATGGAGTACGCAGTTTGTGGGATGAATTTTATCCATTCATGATAGAGGATTATCCTTCTTCGAGCACCACGGACAATGTACGTATCACAAATAGACTTTTACGAGACTTGAACGAGTTGTTGGTGCAACACAGTAAGTCCGTCTTTGATTATGACTTGCCAGAAATGACTCAAGATGGTGGTGAAAATTCTTCAATGCCAAGGCTAATACAAGATGAAATTTCAATTAACATTCCTCAAGAAGACCGTGATGCGGTTCATCATTTGAATGAGGATCAAACTTTTGCATACAATTCCATAATATCTGCTATTGAGTGTCATGACAATGCCATATTTTTTGTTGATGGTCCAGGAGGAACTGGAAAGACATACTTATATCGTGCATTATTAGCAAGCTTGAGAAGCAATGATCATATTGTATTGGCAACAGCAACTTCTGGCATAGCAGCAATAATACTACCTGGTGGGAGGACGGCACACTCTAGGTTTAAAATTCCTCTTAATCTTGATGCATCTTCAACATGTTGTATTAGTAAACAATCTGATTTAGCAGAGTTGATAAGAAAGTCATCGGCAATTGTTTGGGATGAAGCACCAATGATGAATCGATATGGGTTTGAAGCTCTTGATCGAACATTTAGAGACATAACAAGTGTCGATTTGCCATTTGGAGGAAAGGTGATGATCTTCGGGGGTGATTTCCGACAAGTTCTTCCTGTTATCCATAAGGGTACGAGATCTGAGATGGTGCAAGCCAGTTTGATTAATGCTTCATTTTGGAAGGATGTGAAGATTCTTCGTTTGACACAGAATATGAGATCCATCAACGATCCAGATTTCTCAGAGTTCTTACTTCGTGTTGGTAATGGAGAACAACCAACTGTGGTTGAAGACATAATACAAATACCTTGGCCCATGATCATACCATGGGAGAATGAAGAATCAATCAACCAGTTGGTTAATCAAGTCTTCCCTAATTTGGATCGTCATGTAAATGATGCCGGGTACATGGTTGAAAGAGCAATAATTACTCCAAAAAATGATGATGTTGACGTACTCAATGAAAGAATCATACAACACTTTCCAGGGCCTGAACGAATCTTATACTCTTTCGACTCAGTTGAGGATGACACCAGAAATATGTATCAACAAGAATTTTTAAATTCGATTTCACCTTCTGGTATGCCGCCACATCAGTTGATTATAAAGAAAGGTGCCCCAATTATGCTTTTGAGGAATATTGACCCAAAGATGGGGTTGTGCAACGGTACAAGATTGACTTGCCGCGGAGCATATAACAATCTAATTGATGCAGAGATTTTAACAGGACATTTTTCGGGAACTAGAATTTTCTTGCCAAGAATCGCTCTTAAGAGTGCCGAAAGTTCTGGACTCCCGTTTGAGATGACAAGAAAGCAGTTCCCCGTAAAGTTGAGTTTTGCACTTACCATAAATAAATCACAAGGCCAGACAATACCAAATGTTGGTATTTACCTTCCTGATCATGTGTTCAGCCATGGACAACTGTACGTGGCTTTATCGAGAGGAGTTTCAGAGGCAAGCACCAAAGTTTTGGTAAAAAAAG GACACCGTGAGATTGCTAATCTTAAGAGCAGCAAGGAAGATAACTTttcaaaggaaaaagaatga